From the Thermus caldifontis genome, the window GCGCCAGGCGGAGAAGTACAAGGTTCCCCGCATTGCCTTTGCCAACAAGATGGACAAGACGGGGGCCGACCTTTGGCTGGTGATCCGCACCATGCAGGAGCGCCTGGGGGCCAGGCCGGTGGTGATGCAGCTTCCCATTGGCCGGGAGGACACCTTCTCGGGGATCATCGATGTCCTCAGGATGAAGGCCTACACCTACGGCAACGACCTGGGTACGGATATCCGCGAGGTGCCCATCCCCGAGGAGTACCTGGCCCAGGCCCGGGAGTACCACGAGAAGCTCATCGAGGTGGCCGCCGACTTTGATGAAAACGTGATGCTCAAGTACCTGGAGGGCGAGGAGCCCACCGAGGAGGAGCTGGTGGCGGCCATCCGCAAGGGCACCATTGACATCCAGATCACCCCCGTGTTCCTGGGTTCTGCCCTTAAAAACAAGGGCGTACAGCTCCTTCTGGATGCGGTGGTGGACTACCTCCCTTCCCCCTTGGACATCCCCCCCATCAAGGGCACCACGCCCGAGGGGAACGAGGTGGAGATCCATCCCGACCCCGAGGGTCCCCTGGCGGCCTTGGCCTTCAAGATCATGGCCGACCCCTACGTGGGCCGCCTCACCTTCATCCGGGTTTACTCCGGCACCATCACCTCCGGCTCCTACGTGTACAACACCACCAAGGGCCGCAAGGAGCGGGTGGCCCGGCTCCTAAGGATGCACGCCAACCACCGGGAGGAGGTGGAGGAGCTTCGGGCCGGGGACCTGGGGGCGGTGGTGGGCCTTAAGGAAACCATCACCGGGGACACCTTGGTGGGTGAGGATGCGCCTCGCGTCGTCCTGGAGTCCATTGAAGTCCCCGAGCCCGTCATTGACGTGGCCATTGAGCCCAAGACCAAGGCGGACCAGGACAAGCTTTCCCAGGCCTTAGGCCGCCTGGCGGAGGAGGACCCCACCTTCCGCGTTTCCACCCACCCCGAGACCGGGCAGACCATCATCAGCGGGATGGGGGAGCTCCACCTGGAGATCATCGTGGACCGCCTGAAGCGGGAGTTCAAGGTGGACGCCAACGTGGGTAAGCCCCAGGTGGCCTACCGCGAGACCATCACCCGCCCCGTGGACGTGGAGGGCAAGTTCATCCGCCAGACCGGTGGCCGTGGCCAGTATGGCCACGTGAAGATCAAGGCCGAGCCTTTGCCT encodes:
- the fusA gene encoding elongation factor G, which translates into the protein MAVKVEYDLKRLRNIGIAAHIDAGKTTTTERILYYTGKIHKIGEVHEGAATMDFMEQERERGITITAAVTTCFWKDHRINIIDTPGHVDFTIEVERSMRVLDGAIVVFDSSQGVEPQSETVWRQAEKYKVPRIAFANKMDKTGADLWLVIRTMQERLGARPVVMQLPIGREDTFSGIIDVLRMKAYTYGNDLGTDIREVPIPEEYLAQAREYHEKLIEVAADFDENVMLKYLEGEEPTEEELVAAIRKGTIDIQITPVFLGSALKNKGVQLLLDAVVDYLPSPLDIPPIKGTTPEGNEVEIHPDPEGPLAALAFKIMADPYVGRLTFIRVYSGTITSGSYVYNTTKGRKERVARLLRMHANHREEVEELRAGDLGAVVGLKETITGDTLVGEDAPRVVLESIEVPEPVIDVAIEPKTKADQDKLSQALGRLAEEDPTFRVSTHPETGQTIISGMGELHLEIIVDRLKREFKVDANVGKPQVAYRETITRPVDVEGKFIRQTGGRGQYGHVKIKAEPLPRGSGFEFVNAIVGGVIPKEYIPAVQKGIEEAMQSGPLIGFPVVDVKVTLYDGSYHEVDSSEMAFKIAGSMAIKEAVQKGDPVILEPIMRVEVTTPEEYMGDVIGDLNSRRGQILGMEPRGNAQVIRAYVPLAEMFGYATDLRSKTQGRGSFVMFFDHYQEVPKQVQEKLIKGQ